Genomic DNA from Shouchella patagoniensis:
TGTTGGCGACATTCTTTCTAAATCTCTTGGCTCAAGCAACCCGATCAACATGGTTCGTGCTACTCTAGCCGGCTTAACTAGCCTTAAACGTGCTGAAGAAGTAGCGAAACTACGTGGTAAATCCGTAGAAGAACTGTTAGGTTAAGGGAGGGATTACGATGGCGAAGAAATTAGAAATCACCCTTACACGCAGCTTGATTGGCCGTCCAAGCGATCAGCGCGTGACAGTGAATACACTGGGTTTGCGTAAAATGCACCAAACAGTGACACAAGAAGATAACGTTGCGATTCGTGGAATGGTTAACAAAGTAAAACACTTAGTAACTGTTAACGAAATCGACGCGTAAATAGATGATTTTTAGCAACGAGGAGGTGTAGTAAGCATGAAACTTCATGAGTTACAACCAGCAGAAGGTTCACGCAAAGTCCGCAATCGTGTAGGCCGCGGAATTGGTTCTGGTAATGGAAAAACATCTGGTAAAGGTCATAAAGGTCAAAAAGCTCGTTCTGGCGGCGGTGTTCGCCCAGGCTTTGAAGGTGGTCAAAACCCACTTTATCGTCGTTTACCGAAACGTGGTTTCACAAACATTCACCGTAAAGAATTCACTGTTGTGAATCTTGATGTGCTTAATCGTTTTGAAGCTGGAACAGAAGTTACTCCAGAGCTTTTGATTGAATCTAAAGCAGTCAAAAACGTAAAGCATGGTATTAAAGTGTTAGGTAATGGCAGCTTAGAAAAAAACTTGACTGTTAAAGCACACAAGTTCTCTGCATCTGCAGTAAAAGCAATTGAAGCTGCTGGCGGAAAATCCGAGGTGGTTTAATGTTTAAGGCGATCTCCAACATCTTCCGTGTGAGAGATTTACGTCGCAAAATCATCTTTACGCTTTTGATGCTTGTCGTATTTAGGATTGGAGCTTTTATTCCGGTGCCAGGAACAAACAGTGAGGCATTAGACCTCCTGTTTGGTGAGGCAAACGCATTTGGATTTCTGGATACGTTTGGCGGTGGGGCACTGAGTAATTTCTCAATCTTTGCGATGGGGATCATGCCTTATATTACAGCTTCTATCGTTGTGCAGCTTTTACAGTTGGATGTCGTTCCGAAGTTTGCAGAATGGGCAAAGCAAGGTGAGGCTGGTCGAAAAAAGCTAACACAGGTAACTCGATATGGAACGATCGTTTTAGGTTTTATTCAAGCAATTGCAATGTCCATCGGTTTTAACTCAATGTACGCTGGCCCGGGTCCGGATTTAATTGTGAATCCGTCACCTATAACGTATGTATATATTGCTATTGTTTTAACAGCAGGTACAGCGTTTCTAATGTGGGTTGGTGAACAAATTACTGCACATGGTGTCGGAAACGGAATTTCACTCATTATCTTTGCGGGTATTGCAGCTGGTATTCCGAACATGATAAACACTCTATACGTTTCTGAAATTGAAGGAGCGGGCGATGGATTGTTCTTAGCCATTGTGACAGTATTATTGTTAGCACTTGTCGTGTTATTGATTATTATCGGTGTTATCTATGTACAACAAGCATTAAGGAAAATACCCGTGCAGTATGCAAAACGAGTAGTAAATCAGAGCCCTGTCGGAGGACAATCGACGCACTTACCGATTAAAGTTAATGCGGCAGGCGTTATTCCAGTAATCTTTGCTTCGGCGTTGTTTTACTTCCCATCAACGATTGCATCATTTGTGGGAACGGAAGACACCGGTTGGGCAAATTGGATTGTTGAAAACTTTGTTCCAGGTAACTGGTTTGGCGGTACACTCTTTGTGTTATTGATCATTGCTTTTACTTATTTCTATACGTTTGTTCAAGTTAATCCCGAGAAAATGGCGGATAACTTGAAAAGGCAAGGCGGGTACATCCCTGGGATACGTCCTGGTCAAGCGACGCAATCTTTTATCACGAAGATCTTATACCGGTTAACGTTTGTTGGAGCGTTGTTTCTTGCAACGATTGCAACAATTCCGGTTGTCTTTATTGCCCTTCTAGACCTACCTCCCCAAGTTCAAATTGGTGGAACTGGATTGTTAATCATTGTTGGTGTAGCATTAGATACGATGAAACAAATTGAAGGACAATTAATTAAGCGTTCGTATAAAGGATTTATTAATTAAAAAGAGAACGGGTAGGGCTAGGACCCCCGTTCATCTTTTGCTGACTTGCAGGAAGGGGATTGAAATGAACTTAATTTTAATGGGATTGCCCGGTGCTGGAAAAGGCACTCAGGCAGAACAAATCGTTGAAGATTACGGTATTCCGCATATCTCAACAGGTGATATGTTTCGTTCAGCAATTAAGAATGAGACAGAGCTTGGTTTAAAAGCGAAATCTTTTATGGATGCAGGCAGCCTCGTTCCTGATGAAGTCACTATTGGCATCGTTAGAGAACGTCTCTCTCAAGAAGATTGTGTGAAAGGTTTCTTATTGGATGGCTTTCCGCGCACGATTGCACAAGCAGAAGCACTTGAAGAAATTTTGTCCACGCTTGGACGTGAACTTGATTATGTATTAAATATTCATGTTCCGGAAGAATTGCTTCTTGAGCGCTTGACTGGCCGTCGCGTTTCTCCAACTTCAGGCAAAACGTACCACGTTATTTATAATCCGCCTAAAGTAGACGGAAAATGCGATGTTGATGGTAGCGATTTAATCCAGCGTGATGATGATAAGCCGGAAACGGTGAAAACACGTCTTGAAGTAAATCAGCAACAAGCACAGCCATTAATTGACTTTTATGAGTCAAAAGGCTACTTGAGGCACATCGATGGAAACCGGGACATTAATGATGTTTATAAAGACATTCAAGCATTACTCGCGGAGACGCATGCATGATTGTCATTAAAACAGAACGTGAGCTTGAAGTTATGAGAAAAGCTGGGCAGATTGTAGCACTTACACACGCTCACTTAAAACCATATATCAAGCCAGGCATTACAACTGGAGAAATTGATGCACTTGCTGAATCGTTTATTCGTTCTCACGATGCAACGCCTTCTTTTCTTGGATACGGTGGTTTTACAGGCAGTGTCTGTGCTTCCGTAAACGAAGAGTTGGTGCATGGCATACCTGGAGATCGAGTGCTTAAAGATGGTGATGTCATCAGTCTTGATATCGGAGCGTATTACAATGGCTACCACGGAGACTCTGCATGGACGTACGGTGTTGGAACGATCTCTGAAGAGGATCAACGGCTGTTAGATTCAACTGAAGAGTCTCTTTATAAAGGTTTAGAACAAGTCCGTCCAGGTAATCGGCTTTCAGATATCTCGCATGCAATCCAATCCTATATTGAGCCGCTTGGCTACTCTGTTGTTCGTGAGTATGTCGGACACGGTGTCGGGCAAGACTTACATGAGGATCCTCAAATTCCTCATTACGGACCACCTGGTAAAGGGCCACGGTTGAAACCAGGAATGGTACTTGCGATTGAACCGATGATTAATGCAGGCAGTCGTTATGTAAAAACACTCTCTGATAATTGGACAGTTGTTACGGTTGATAAAAAGAACTGTGCACACTTTGAGCATACGATCGCTATTACAGATTCAGGATATGAGATCTTGACGAAAGCATAAGTTTTCAGGTAAGATAGACTGTCTGTGTAGTGTAGGTTATGCTAGCATCTACTCGAAGGGAGGAACTCCATTCATGGCAAAAGAAGACGTTATAGAAGTAGAAGGTACGGTCATCGAACCGTTGCCAAATGCGATGTTTCGTGTTGAACTTGAAAACGGCCATAAAATTCTTGCGCATGTATCTGGGAAAATTCGTATGCACTTTATCCGCATTTTACCTGGTGATAAAGTAACTATTGAACTCTCTCCTTACGATCTGACGCGTGGAAGAATTACGTACCGTTATAAATAAAAACACTCTCCGTATACAAGGAGGTTTATACAATGAAGGTAAGACCATCAGTCAAACCCATTTGCGAAAAATGTAAGGTTATTCGCCGTAAAGGCAATGTAATGGTAATTTGCGAAAACCCGAAACATAAACAAAAACAAGGCTAATCTATAAGGAGGTGCCAAGCCTATGGCACGTGTTGCAGGTGTGGACATTCCTCGCGATAAGCGCGTTGTAATTTCACTCACTTACGTATTTGGCATTGGTAAATCAACAGCAGCTAAGATTCTTGAAACTGCTGGAATTGACCAAAACACTCGCGTTCGTGACCTAACTGAAGAAGAACTTGGTCGTATTCGTGAAGCTGTCGAAGCGTTTCAAGTAGAAGGTGACCTTCGTCGTGAAGTGTCTCTTAATATCAAACGTCTAATCGAAATTGGTAGTTACCGTGGTATTCGCCACCGTCGTGGATTGCCAGTTCGTGGTCAAAACTCTAAAAACAATGCTCGTACACGTAAAGGTCCAAAACGTACAGTAGCGAACAAGAAAAAATAGTTAGGAGGGAATTGATAACATGGCTAAGAAAACGAATACTCGTCCAAAGCGTCGTCAAAAGAAAAATATTGACACTGGTATGGCTCACATCCGCTCTACCTTTAACAATACGATCGTGACGATCACGGATACGCATGGCAATGCGATTTCTTGGGCAAGTGCTGGCGCTCTCGGTTTCAAAGGTTCTCGTAAGTCTACTCCATTTGCTGCGCAAATGGCAGCTGAGTCTGCTGCGAAAACAGCTATGGAGCATGGCATGAAAGTCATTGAGGTATCTGTAAAAGGACCTGGAGCAGGCCGTGAAGCTGCTATCCGTTCTTTACAAGCTGTAGGTCTTGAAGTCAACATGATTAAAGATGTGACTCCAGTACCACACAATGGCTGCCGTCCACCGAAACGTCG
This window encodes:
- the rpsK gene encoding 30S ribosomal protein S11, which encodes MAKKTNTRPKRRQKKNIDTGMAHIRSTFNNTIVTITDTHGNAISWASAGALGFKGSRKSTPFAAQMAAESAAKTAMEHGMKVIEVSVKGPGAGREAAIRSLQAVGLEVNMIKDVTPVPHNGCRPPKRRRV
- the infA gene encoding translation initiation factor IF-1, producing the protein MAKEDVIEVEGTVIEPLPNAMFRVELENGHKILAHVSGKIRMHFIRILPGDKVTIELSPYDLTRGRITYRYK
- the rplO gene encoding 50S ribosomal protein L15; translated protein: MKLHELQPAEGSRKVRNRVGRGIGSGNGKTSGKGHKGQKARSGGGVRPGFEGGQNPLYRRLPKRGFTNIHRKEFTVVNLDVLNRFEAGTEVTPELLIESKAVKNVKHGIKVLGNGSLEKNLTVKAHKFSASAVKAIEAAGGKSEVV
- the secY gene encoding preprotein translocase subunit SecY, yielding MFKAISNIFRVRDLRRKIIFTLLMLVVFRIGAFIPVPGTNSEALDLLFGEANAFGFLDTFGGGALSNFSIFAMGIMPYITASIVVQLLQLDVVPKFAEWAKQGEAGRKKLTQVTRYGTIVLGFIQAIAMSIGFNSMYAGPGPDLIVNPSPITYVYIAIVLTAGTAFLMWVGEQITAHGVGNGISLIIFAGIAAGIPNMINTLYVSEIEGAGDGLFLAIVTVLLLALVVLLIIIGVIYVQQALRKIPVQYAKRVVNQSPVGGQSTHLPIKVNAAGVIPVIFASALFYFPSTIASFVGTEDTGWANWIVENFVPGNWFGGTLFVLLIIAFTYFYTFVQVNPEKMADNLKRQGGYIPGIRPGQATQSFITKILYRLTFVGALFLATIATIPVVFIALLDLPPQVQIGGTGLLIIVGVALDTMKQIEGQLIKRSYKGFIN
- the rpmD gene encoding 50S ribosomal protein L30, with product MAKKLEITLTRSLIGRPSDQRVTVNTLGLRKMHQTVTQEDNVAIRGMVNKVKHLVTVNEIDA
- the rpmJ gene encoding 50S ribosomal protein L36 gives rise to the protein MKVRPSVKPICEKCKVIRRKGNVMVICENPKHKQKQG
- the rpsM gene encoding 30S ribosomal protein S13, translated to MARVAGVDIPRDKRVVISLTYVFGIGKSTAAKILETAGIDQNTRVRDLTEEELGRIREAVEAFQVEGDLRREVSLNIKRLIEIGSYRGIRHRRGLPVRGQNSKNNARTRKGPKRTVANKKK
- a CDS encoding adenylate kinase, translated to MNLILMGLPGAGKGTQAEQIVEDYGIPHISTGDMFRSAIKNETELGLKAKSFMDAGSLVPDEVTIGIVRERLSQEDCVKGFLLDGFPRTIAQAEALEEILSTLGRELDYVLNIHVPEELLLERLTGRRVSPTSGKTYHVIYNPPKVDGKCDVDGSDLIQRDDDKPETVKTRLEVNQQQAQPLIDFYESKGYLRHIDGNRDINDVYKDIQALLAETHA
- the map gene encoding type I methionyl aminopeptidase; this translates as MIVIKTERELEVMRKAGQIVALTHAHLKPYIKPGITTGEIDALAESFIRSHDATPSFLGYGGFTGSVCASVNEELVHGIPGDRVLKDGDVISLDIGAYYNGYHGDSAWTYGVGTISEEDQRLLDSTEESLYKGLEQVRPGNRLSDISHAIQSYIEPLGYSVVREYVGHGVGQDLHEDPQIPHYGPPGKGPRLKPGMVLAIEPMINAGSRYVKTLSDNWTVVTVDKKNCAHFEHTIAITDSGYEILTKA